TCAATACAGTGAAGAAATAAGACGGTGACATAAGAGAAGAGGCGGGAGAAACCAAAGCCTGTCCCTTCTCACAGAAGAGGCACAGAAATCGGAGGAGTGAAAATGGCATCATCTCTTGCCAGAGGGCCACCAACCACCACCGGCTGGGAGCCGCATGATCGCTTGCTTCTCCTCCGGACTGAAGTGCAAGATGGTCAGGATGGCAGTGAGCGTCTGCTGGCGGCCCAGGGTGTCCGGCAAGGTCAGGAAGCGATAGATGATGTTCTTGAGGTACTCCAGGTTGGCTCCCTCCCGACTCTGGTCCCTGATGTTCTTTGCGATGTGGCTCTGCAGGGCTCCCACCTCCTCCCGATGGCGCTCCCCCTCCTCCAGCAACCGGTCCTGCAGCCGATGCACTTCCACCTCCAGCCGGTGCTTCTGCTTCCTCAGCGACGTGATCTCCACCTCCTTGCGGGCCAGCTGCTCGGCATACAGGAAGAAAGTGGGCTCGCTGGCCGCAGCGAGTTGCAGAGCTTGGGTCAGGCTGTCCGGGGTGGAGGTGTCCGCCTGGTCCCCGGGGCCCGCGCCACCCACAGGGCTTCTGCGCCCCGGCAGCCCGGAGGACAAGGCCACGGATCGCAGCTGCTCCAGCTCCAGGTCCTTCTCGGCCAGCACGGCCAGCGCCCGGTCCCGCTGCTTGTGcagctcctcctccagcttcAGCGTGCGGTCCCGGAAGTCCAGCTGGCTCCGCTCCAGCTCCTGCCGGTGGCCGTGCTGCAGCCGGGCCATCTCCTGCTTCCAGCCCTCGGCCTCCTGCTGGTGCTGGTGCTCCAGCTCCTCGCAGGACAGCCGCAGCGAGATGTACTTCTCCTTCAGCTCGGCCAGCTGCTCCCGGGCTTCCTCCAGCTCCTTGCCCAGGTTCCCGTCTTTGACATTCTTGCTCTTGAGGACCACCTGGGCCCGCATCTTGTACCTCTCAAATTCCTCCTTCAGCTGTTTCAGCTCCTGCTGGTAGTAGAGCGCCGTGGCCTTCTCCCCATCAGCAGCCTCGGAGCTGGGCATTATCTCCAGGTCGCAGAGCTTCTCCACGTCCAGGGTCACCTGGCTCTTCCTGGCCGCCACCTGCAGCAGCCtcttcagcttctccatcttgtcCTTCAGGACGTTGACATCCAGACTGGACTCATCTCCATGGCTGTCCAGAGGGGACCGGCTGGAGGCTGCTAGCGCCAGCGTCTTGTTCTCCAGGTCTAGCTGCAGAATGCGCTCCTTCAGCTTCTGAATGGCCAGCTGGTCCTTCTGCTTGGCCTTCTCGTAGGTGCCCAGCAGTTCCGACACCTGGGATATTTGATTCTCCAGGGCCGCCACCCTCTGCTCTTCCAACTGCGACTGCTGGCGCAGCTGATCCTCAGCAAGGGCTGTCTGAAAAAACAAGGGAACAGGTGGAGATGCATCCAGAAAAGCCACAAGGTGGGAGGGCCAACTTTGAGGAAGCAAGGGAGGGGGGACAAAAGGGTTATGGGATGGGGGTGGCCTGGCAAAAAATGGGAACTGGGAATTTTTCTGAGTTTGGGAGCTTCAAGCTCCTGTAACCTGCTCTCAGACACACATTATACCCAATGATATTAAGACTCTTTGGAGATCTGCTACTGTTCTGCTTTAGCGTTTCTACTCTCTCCACCCACACACCAAGTTCACGTGTAAAGTGTGCTCTTCACCATATGACATTCTTTTCCTCTTCCAACATTCCTGCAAGTTCAGAATTGACTTGGATCTCTCCCCACGCTCAAAGGAGGCACTGGAAAATAGCCTATCTTTCCAGACAAGGCAAATATTGACTGCAAGCAATACAAGAGgtgatttcttctgtgaaaaTTCCCTTTGTCCCCTTCAGCCACCCTACCTACAGGCATCCACTGCTCCCCCTAGACAGGCATATTGCTATAAGCATCCACTCCACCCTGCACTGCACAGCCACTGCTACACCGCTTCACAGAACACAGCTGGACAGATACCATGCCCTGATGCTCAGACATGCCCGGACGCTCAGATCTGTCTGGTCCGACTTCAGACTATGCTCAGAAACTCCACATCCTGTTGGAAGCACACTCTGTGGATACTGTCAACACCACATAGAAAAGGATTTCTCAGGACCCACAAGTGAAACTTTTTGAAGAGCAACAAAAAATCAACAGTGCAGGCACTTAGTTCTAACTGTCAAACGAGGAGAAAAACCTAGTATTTCCCCATATGTCACAAGTGTGTGTtgactcgtgtctgactctttacttccttatggactatagcttaccaggctcctctgtctatgcggttttccaggcaagaatactggagtgggttgcaatttcctactccaggggatcttcctgacccagggatcaaacccatatctccagaATGTCTTCTaatggcaggtggatgctttaccactgagacacctgggaagccaatttaAGTTAAATGACTCATGTTTGAAAGAGATGAAGATAATTACCTTCCTCATTTCCTGCTGCAACTGAGCCTGGAAATGGCTCTTAAGGCAGGCGGCCTCTTCTTGAAGCTCCTTCAGCCGGGGGTCAGGCTGATTCTTCTCATCTCGAAGAGCCTGAAGCTCACCTTTCAGCTCCTCCACCTCACGGGTCAGCTGCTTGGTCTGCAGTTCAAACCCTTCCATCTGACCGGCTGCATAGGCCCGCCCGGCCAGAGCTTCCCGGGTCTCTTCCAACCGAAGCTCCAAGTCCTGGCGCTGGGCCCTCTCCTCCTGCAGCAGTTTCTGGAGCTCACGCAGCATCAAGGCATGGTCACTCTGCTCTTGGGCGCGATCATGCTGCTGTGTGATAAGCCGGGCTTTGGTTTCTGCTATCTGTTCCTGCAACCCCTTCAGTTCTCCCTCCAGCCGGCCCCTCTCCTCCTCTGCTTTTTTACTGGCATCCTCTAAGTCCTGCTTCATCTTCTTTTTGTCCGCCAGGTAAGAAGCTTCCATGCGGGACTTCTCCTGGGTGACTGTAGCTAAAGAGCTGGTCAAAGTAGCCAACTGAGTCTTCAGCTGGTGCAGGCGTTtgtccacctccccacccccagatggGCCGTCCCCACTACTACTGCTAACGCCACTCTCTGACCCGCTGGCCTCTTCCAACTTTGGAGGTGGTGGTCCACGGGCCAGTCTGTCATCTTCTACCCCAAACTCACCCTTGGTGCTGGTGAGACTGGCCGCAGTGTCCAGGCTGGCGGCGGTCCCTGTGCTATCCTCGCTGTGAGTGGAGCATCGGTCATCCACAGAGTCAGGAAAGGTGAGGCCTTGAGGCTGCGCACCTGCGAGGCCCACATCCGCCTCGTGGGATACGGACAGTACCTTAATGCTGGCCTCCAGCGCCTCTTTCTCCTTCAGCAGACTTTTATAGGCACGGACTACATCCTTGAGACGTGTCTGGTACTGGAGGAGCTGCTTCTTCTGAGTCTCAATGGTCTCCAGCAGGTCCTTCTTGCTTGGGCCGCCCCCGAAATTCATTCCAACAAACTTCTCCATGAGGGTTCAGGACGGGTTGCTCCACGCCAGGGTTTGGACAGCCTGGGAGAGCTTCACGAAGATGCTAGCGGGGGTTGTATGCGACGGGGAGATAGCTGTCCCCCTCCGCCGCACATCCGCTCCAAGCAGCCGTTCGAGACCGGATGCAGGGCGGCGGGGCAGCAGGGCAGAAACGCTTGCCAGGTCCCAGGCAGGAGGGCGGGGGCGGGTCCTATCCTAGAGGCGGGGCGACGCTGGCACGAGAGGAGCACACTGCCAGGGCTCTCCCGCACTGTCCCAGAAGCCGCTCCGCGCTCCCCGCTCACCCAGCCACAGCAGCACCGGCCGGAACCCGGCGCACGACAGGCCAAAGATTTAAGATGAGCGTAGCTCCATCCCCACTTCCTAACTCTAGCGGGTGGACAACGGCGCTTCCGGGTCTGCTGGAAGTGACGAGAGCGCGAAGTATTAGGCCCCGCCCACTGTGGGCGCGAGGTGGGCGGGGCTACCTCAGCCGGCCGGTGGGAAGAGAACCCAGCAGGGCCGAAAACTGGTCACTCACCGGCGGAGCATCGGTTCTTCTCCACCACAGCAGAGCAAGCAGAGTCGAGTACACCGGAGTCATTTTGGTTTGGTGAAGGCCCCTGATCTTGCCCTAGCGCTAAGATCAGCGAGGGACGGGGGCGACATCGCAATGAGTCCTTACCAAAGACTCGAGTGAAGGACAGGCCCCACTGTTTGGGTGCTCAGTACCGTTGTCCTTAAAGAGGAACAGTTAAGACTGCCATTTAGACCACAAAGATGACAACCCTTTCTAGGACAGTATTTGACACCTAGACAGTGTATAAGGTAATCATTATTACACCTTTCCTGAGTTCTGCTgggttcatttaacaaatatatataaataaatatatataggcATCATGTCCATTCTAAGTGCCACCTATATTTCAGAAGCTTCACAGGAGTTTTGCTATTTAGTCTTTATAATTATTCTGCTG
This is a stretch of genomic DNA from Dama dama isolate Ldn47 chromosome 18, ASM3311817v1, whole genome shotgun sequence. It encodes these proteins:
- the GCC1 gene encoding GRIP and coiled-coil domain-containing protein 1, with product MEKFVGMNFGGGPSKKDLLETIETQKKQLLQYQTRLKDVVRAYKSLLKEKEALEASIKVLSVSHEADVGLAGAQPQGLTFPDSVDDRCSTHSEDSTGTAASLDTAASLTSTKGEFGVEDDRLARGPPPPKLEEASGSESGVSSSSGDGPSGGGEVDKRLHQLKTQLATLTSSLATVTQEKSRMEASYLADKKKMKQDLEDASKKAEEERGRLEGELKGLQEQIAETKARLITQQHDRAQEQSDHALMLRELQKLLQEERAQRQDLELRLEETREALAGRAYAAGQMEGFELQTKQLTREVEELKGELQALRDEKNQPDPRLKELQEEAACLKSHFQAQLQQEMRKTALAEDQLRQQSQLEEQRVAALENQISQVSELLGTYEKAKQKDQLAIQKLKERILQLDLENKTLALAASSRSPLDSHGDESSLDVNVLKDKMEKLKRLLQVAARKSQVTLDVEKLCDLEIMPSSEAADGEKATALYYQQELKQLKEEFERYKMRAQVVLKSKNVKDGNLGKELEEAREQLAELKEKYISLRLSCEELEHQHQQEAEGWKQEMARLQHGHRQELERSQLDFRDRTLKLEEELHKQRDRALAVLAEKDLELEQLRSVALSSGLPGRRSPVGGAGPGDQADTSTPDSLTQALQLAAASEPTFFLYAEQLARKEVEITSLRKQKHRLEVEVHRLQDRLLEEGERHREEVGALQSHIAKNIRDQSREGANLEYLKNIIYRFLTLPDTLGRQQTLTAILTILHFSPEEKQAIMRLPAGGGWWPSGKR